TGCGGCTCTGCTCCCTGGCAGGGGAGGCCAGCTGCCTTTCCTCTCGTAAACGGCCTGAATTGTAGGAACAGCAATTCTAAATGTGAGGTCCGCGCCTTACGTTGCAGTGCTGGAGAGCCAACTTTTTCCGTCTCTTTTGTCTGGTCTAATAAAATACATAAGCTCGGTACTGGATACTAAGCAAAGTAGCTTTGTCAATGGCTTGTGTTTATTCAGGTTCACTGCGTGCTTGTACTGAGTATTATGAATATCTGcgatttaattaaaaattctaaatattagtataattatatttttatagGTAAGCATCCCTCCCTTTTTCTTTGAAGCCTTTTTATATGCTCCTATTGATGACACAAATAGCACAGCAAAGATTGGGAATGGAAtcattttcttcactttgtaTAAAAAAGAAGCGGCCATGTGGGATTCCCTAACTCTGGCAGATGGTAAGTTCCCTACTGTGAACAGTAGGTTGCATGGAAGAAACCCAAACTCTGCCAAAACTTTACAAACTATAATAAGCAAGGTGAAACTTCTGCTGCTGGGTGTCTGCTAAGTTAAACCGTGTTGTTCATTGCTAAAAATAGAAGGTATATGAAAACAGTGAACATCTACTGGCTCTAGTGCCCACAACTAAAACAGTGTTTCTTGGAAAACTTACATTCTGTGTGTAAGCAAAtcttagtttttctttttgtagagATGAGCTTGATAGAGACTGCTTTGTGGGATGTGAACCATGTTGTGTTTTCCCAGACAAAGTAGCAAAAGACATCCTATTTTTGTGAATATGGTATATAACAGTAGAACTTCAGACCTAAATTACTAAAAtagtttttatttgcttttgaagtTAACAAGGAGAAACTGCAGTATCTAAGAGAGAATGCTGTTCGAAAGGCCCatgaaaaggcaaaagaggagacGGAagcaaaaaaagttacaaaacagGAACACAAGAAATATGCTTTGGAGGCCACAATGAAGGTAAGCTTAGAAGGAACTCTACAAGACATATCCATGTAAACAATTACCAACTAATCTGTCTGCTGCTTGGTTGGATTGTACCTTAAAAGTATGAAAAGTACGCATTTTTATTACAGCAGTTGAGAACCTTGTTATTTATTTGTACTTAAAACATATCTATTACCAAATATGAAAATGATACGGAAAAAATACTTAGAAGTTGCCATTTTCTATTAGTAATACTAATGAAAATTTTTGATGAGGAGCTCAGATTTTTGTCAGTTGAAAGGCGACTACACTAATGCAGcgagactgtattttttttgtggCCTTTGCTTCAGCGCAAGTGTTTAGTCCTTCGTCACTgtcaaaaatactgatttttaaaaaatgttatttatccATTGTTACATTTTATATCAGACTTGCTGTTCATTGACTTTTGTATGTGTGTATCTTGTTTTGCGTTTTATGTGTATTTTAAGATACATTCTTTCcttcaaaatttttatttatatacaaagTGTGGTCGCTTAATTTGTGtttaagaggatttttaaaagcatataatGAAATTTTAAGATTGCATATGCAATTTGAACTAAAATAAACTCCGGTTAGTGACTTTCTTAGTAGCAATGTTGTACCTATTCTCTCTGTGTAATAATCtcaaagagaagaggagaaataaGAAATAGCGTATTAAAATGAAGCcatgtattttacatttctgcATATTCCAGAGATCTGCATTGCAATATGGCTAGGATTTTCATTGTTTACAAGTAAATCTTACATCTGAATGTTTCTGGATCAAGCCTTAGTCGTGGTAGTAAAATAATTATAAGATATGACTTCTTTTAAAAGCTAATCAGAAATCTTTAAGCATCTTTCATAACTCTGCTTGTATGATTACATTAATTATGATGCTATGCTTGGGATATGAAAGTGGGAAAATAATGGTAACTTCTATTTAGTCATCCCACTGTTATCAGATGTTATATATCTCAGGTTTATCATTCAAACAGctagaagaagcagaaagaaaaagaattgaaGATCTGAAAGAAAAGGAGCGGCAGAAGGTCACTGAGGAGTTGGAGTtgtggaaaaaacagcaaaaagatgcTGAGAAACAAGAGAGGTCACTACATCGAGAAGCAGAACTACATCAAGAAGTAGAGCAATTAAAGgagaagaagatggaaaaaatgaaccaaactAGGATTCCTAATGAAGGAACTTCTAAGACCAAACCTACTAAAGGTTTGTTATTGCAGTGTATTTTATCATTCTTTAAAGTGTGGGTATAACTTTATTCCTAGATGTTTCTAATTAATCATTTATCTTTGTCTCCACCATACTGAACTAACTATTTTAGCTTGCAGTTATTCTAGTGTCTTTATGTTCAGGTGACTTATTGAGCTAAAGCATGTGAGTTCTTAGCTCTTGTTTAAGTCTTTGGAAATACAAAGGCATGTTTTGTTCTAGGCTTTAGAGAAGTAAAACAGAAAGCCTTTCTGACAGTGTAATGCAGACTTTCTGAGGGTGGAGTTGATGTTACCCTAAGTTACCTAACTGCTGGTTTTCATAGAAGTAGGCAATTTCCTTTCACTCTCTTTATCCCATGTCTTGGCCCCACAGAGAGCTAATTCAGGGAactaaaacaatggaaaatacttcttggttttttgtttgtgttggtaAGGTTAGTTTTAGCTCTTGTAGTTGCCCTGTCAGAGAATCATATAAGTGACAGAGACAGTGGTGTAAGAGGGATTTACGTTCATTTGTGACAGATAATGTAGCCAGAAGATAGATGGCGTGATACAgcaagaacaaatatttttttgaacCTTCCCTCCAAAAGAACAAGCCTaaacctttctcaggctactAGAGGTTTAGTTCTAATGTGCAGAATTTCTAAATCAGGGGTACTTTGGACTTTGgtagaaaaccagaaaaatccctttcccttcttttttcatttccagtACTCCATTTCTCTTCATAGGTCATGGTTCCTGTAGTATGTTTTCAGAAAACTTAAAGGAAGAGCAGTTACCAGCTCCTCGTTCTGCTGCTACAATTAAAATCAACTTT
Above is a window of Opisthocomus hoazin isolate bOpiHoa1 chromosome 10, bOpiHoa1.hap1, whole genome shotgun sequence DNA encoding:
- the DNAAF4 gene encoding dynein axonemal assembly factor 4 isoform X2, with translation MPVFLREYNWRQSRSAVHLSLPVSIPPFFFEAFLYAPIDDTNSTAKIGNGIIFFTLYKKEAAMWDSLTLADVNKEKLQYLRENAVRKAHEKAKEETEAKKVTKQEHKKYALEATMKLEEAERKRIEDLKEKERQKVTEELELWKKQQKDAEKQERSLHREAELHQEVEQLKEKKMEKMNQTRIPNEGTSKTKPTKGHGSCSMFSENLKEEQLPAPRSAATIKINFTSRVFPTALRESRIEEEEEWLRKQAEARRTISADLSELEDLKEEEKNPDWLKDKGNKMFATGNYLAAVNAYNLAVRLNNKLPLLYLNRAACHLKLRNLHKAVEDSSKALELLTPPVPDNENARVKAYVRRGTAFCQLELYAEGLQDYEAALKIDPTNKTIEKDAEKIQHLIQGTTQNS